A genomic stretch from Cellulomonas sp. KRMCY2 includes:
- the pyrR gene encoding bifunctional pyr operon transcriptional regulator/uracil phosphoribosyltransferase PyrR has product MSSGPAVPASHDLPSGPTAHGGPAPDDSGSEVLGPPEISRALTRIAHEILERNHGGAELVLLGIPTRGLPLARRLAAKIADVEPYLDAATIAGSLDVTMYRDDLHRHPTRTIGATQVPEDGIDDKVVVLVDDVLFSGRTIRAALDALNDIGRPRTVQLAVLVDRGHRELPIRADYVGKNLPTSLVEKVRVRLVETDGVDSVRIDGGVR; this is encoded by the coding sequence ATGTCCTCTGGCCCCGCTGTGCCCGCCAGTCATGATCTTCCCTCCGGTCCGACCGCTCACGGCGGTCCCGCCCCCGACGACTCCGGTTCCGAGGTCCTCGGCCCACCCGAGATCTCCCGCGCGCTGACCCGCATCGCGCACGAGATCCTCGAGCGGAACCACGGCGGCGCCGAGCTCGTCCTGCTCGGCATCCCCACCAGGGGGCTGCCGCTGGCCCGCCGCCTCGCCGCCAAGATCGCCGACGTCGAGCCGTACCTGGACGCGGCAACCATCGCCGGCTCGCTGGACGTCACCATGTACCGCGACGACCTGCACCGGCACCCCACACGCACGATCGGCGCGACCCAGGTCCCCGAGGACGGCATCGACGACAAGGTCGTCGTGCTGGTCGACGACGTGCTCTTCTCGGGCCGGACGATCCGCGCGGCCCTCGACGCCCTCAACGACATCGGCCGGCCACGCACGGTCCAGCTCGCCGTCCTCGTCGACCGCGGCCACCGCGAGCTGCCCATCCGGGCGGACTACGTCGGCAAGAACCTGCCGACCTCGCTGGTCGAGAAGGTGCGGGTGCGTCTGGTCGAGACCGACGGCGTGGACTCGGTCCGGATCGACGGGGGCGTCCGATGA
- a CDS encoding bifunctional proline dehydrogenase/L-glutamate gamma-semialdehyde dehydrogenase, whose product MDHPVTSLADAATALAQHWIDATAAGETEHERRTTGRLAALVSDPAGLELAVRFVDRVARPQDVDVAARELAGLAPYTDAAGGFLGPVDRVLLGLGTVLAPVLPALVVPAARFRLRQLVGHLVADAGPGLAGHIARARADGFRLNLNLLGEAVLGAAEAAGRLARVTALVARPDVDYVSVKVSSVASQLSTWDIAGSRDRVVATLLPLYRTARDRGTFLNLDMEEYRDLALTTQVFERLLVEPELHDLELGIVLQAYLPDALGAFEAITAMAAHRVARGGARAKVRLVKGANLAMEQVEGVLHGWEQAPYPTKAEVDASYVRLVDRALRPGSTAHLRVGVASHNLFDVALAHLLAQDRGVGEALDIEMLQGMAPAQARAVRDDVGRVLLYTPVVARSDFDVAIAYLIRRLEENAAAENFLHDLFAAGGSGGSGGLDGQRKAFIASLHDAEVVATAPRRRARPVVDLADREDVTDRVGPAGAGHRFRNATDTDPAVAASRRWAIDLLTRDVPAPPAVVVDSVQDVDAAVARATAVADRWAATAPHERGEVLRRAAVHLERARGDLVATMVHEAGKTIAEADPEVSEAVDFARYYADQAELLADGAVPGARFRPHGLTVVTPPWNFPVAIPVGSVLAALAAGSPVLVKPAHLVPRCTQVAMAAVHRAMDDVGVPRDVLQVVIATERAAGRRLVSHPAVARVVLTGSIETAQLFASWRADLEVVAETSGKNALVVTPSADVDLAVADVVRSAFGHAGQKCSAASLLILVGSAGRSTRLRRQLADAVSSLAVGPATDLSTTMGPLTEPAAGKLLRALTTLDPGEHWLVRPRQLDAHGYQWSPGVKHGVAAGSFLHTTECFGPVLGVMRTETLEQAIALQNAVAFGLTGGLHSLDEAEIATWLETVEVGNAYVNRHITGAIVGRQPFGGWKASVVGPGAKAGGPNYVAQLGEWSDAPEVPQDDVGWLAWATADDERCWSGDLGVEHELAGLGVEANVLRYRPVPLLTVRVGTDARDREVTRVLAAAERAGVPVTVSSARVETDDVFAARVRSGDVTGRIRLIGSADGLTAAARTRTGEVTVIDGPVLAAGRRELLTVLREQAISRTVHRLGHVSPGEPDTNG is encoded by the coding sequence ATGGACCACCCCGTCACATCCCTGGCAGACGCCGCGACGGCGCTCGCGCAGCACTGGATCGACGCGACGGCGGCAGGTGAGACCGAGCACGAGCGGCGCACGACCGGCCGGCTGGCTGCCCTGGTCTCGGACCCTGCGGGCCTCGAGCTCGCCGTGCGGTTCGTCGACCGCGTCGCCCGGCCGCAGGACGTCGACGTCGCGGCCCGCGAGCTCGCGGGCCTGGCCCCCTACACCGATGCGGCGGGTGGCTTCCTGGGGCCGGTGGACCGCGTGCTGCTCGGCCTCGGGACGGTGCTCGCCCCGGTGCTGCCCGCCCTGGTGGTGCCGGCTGCGCGCTTCCGGCTGCGTCAGCTCGTCGGCCACCTGGTCGCCGACGCGGGTCCCGGCCTGGCGGGGCACATCGCCCGGGCCCGGGCGGACGGCTTCCGGCTGAACCTCAACCTGCTCGGCGAGGCAGTGCTCGGTGCGGCCGAGGCAGCCGGTCGGTTGGCCCGGGTCACGGCTCTCGTGGCGCGGCCGGACGTCGACTACGTCTCGGTCAAGGTCTCGTCGGTCGCGAGCCAGCTGTCCACCTGGGACATCGCGGGCAGCCGGGATCGGGTGGTCGCCACCCTGCTGCCGCTCTACCGGACGGCGCGGGACCGGGGCACCTTCCTCAACCTCGACATGGAGGAGTACCGCGACCTGGCCCTGACCACCCAGGTCTTCGAGCGCCTGCTGGTCGAGCCCGAGCTGCACGACCTCGAGCTGGGCATCGTGCTGCAGGCCTACCTGCCGGACGCCCTCGGGGCGTTCGAGGCGATCACGGCGATGGCTGCGCACCGGGTGGCACGGGGTGGTGCGCGGGCCAAGGTCCGGCTGGTCAAGGGCGCCAACCTGGCCATGGAGCAGGTCGAGGGGGTGCTGCACGGCTGGGAGCAGGCGCCCTACCCGACGAAGGCGGAGGTGGACGCCAGCTACGTCCGCCTGGTCGACCGTGCGCTGCGACCCGGGTCCACCGCCCACCTCCGGGTCGGCGTCGCGAGCCACAACCTGTTCGACGTCGCGCTGGCCCACCTCCTGGCGCAGGACCGCGGCGTCGGCGAGGCCCTGGACATCGAGATGCTGCAGGGCATGGCCCCGGCTCAGGCCCGGGCCGTGCGGGACGACGTCGGGCGGGTCCTGCTGTACACGCCGGTGGTCGCGCGCTCCGACTTCGACGTCGCGATCGCGTACCTGATCCGCAGGCTCGAGGAGAACGCCGCGGCGGAGAACTTCCTGCACGACCTCTTCGCCGCAGGTGGCTCGGGCGGCTCGGGTGGCCTCGACGGCCAGCGCAAGGCCTTCATCGCCTCGCTGCACGACGCGGAGGTGGTCGCGACGGCACCGCGGCGACGAGCACGGCCGGTGGTCGACCTGGCCGACCGGGAAGACGTGACCGACCGGGTCGGGCCGGCGGGGGCCGGGCACCGGTTCCGGAACGCGACCGACACCGACCCGGCCGTGGCCGCATCGCGCCGCTGGGCCATCGACCTGCTGACCAGGGACGTCCCGGCACCACCCGCCGTGGTCGTCGACTCGGTCCAGGACGTCGACGCCGCTGTCGCACGGGCCACCGCCGTGGCGGACCGGTGGGCCGCCACGGCCCCGCACGAGCGTGGCGAGGTCCTCCGGCGCGCCGCGGTCCACCTCGAGCGGGCTCGCGGCGACCTCGTCGCGACGATGGTCCACGAGGCAGGCAAGACGATCGCCGAGGCCGACCCCGAGGTCAGCGAGGCGGTCGACTTCGCCCGGTACTACGCCGATCAGGCCGAGCTCCTGGCCGACGGCGCCGTTCCGGGTGCCCGGTTCCGGCCGCACGGCCTGACGGTGGTCACGCCGCCGTGGAACTTCCCGGTGGCGATCCCCGTCGGCTCGGTGCTCGCGGCGCTGGCCGCCGGTTCGCCGGTGCTGGTCAAGCCCGCTCACCTGGTCCCCCGGTGCACCCAGGTGGCGATGGCCGCCGTGCACCGCGCGATGGACGACGTCGGCGTCCCGCGTGACGTGCTGCAGGTGGTGATCGCCACCGAGCGCGCCGCCGGCCGCCGACTCGTGTCCCACCCGGCGGTCGCGCGCGTCGTGCTGACCGGCTCGATCGAGACCGCGCAGCTCTTCGCCTCGTGGCGTGCGGACCTCGAGGTGGTCGCCGAGACCTCCGGGAAGAACGCCCTGGTCGTCACGCCGTCGGCCGACGTCGACCTGGCCGTGGCGGACGTCGTGCGGTCGGCCTTCGGGCATGCGGGTCAGAAGTGCTCGGCCGCGTCCCTGCTCATCCTGGTCGGGTCGGCCGGCCGGTCCACCCGGCTGCGCCGCCAGCTCGCGGACGCGGTGAGCTCGCTCGCCGTCGGGCCGGCCACGGACCTGTCGACGACCATGGGACCGCTGACCGAGCCCGCCGCCGGCAAGCTGCTGCGCGCCCTGACGACTCTGGACCCTGGTGAGCACTGGCTCGTACGTCCCCGGCAGCTCGACGCGCACGGGTACCAGTGGTCGCCGGGGGTCAAGCACGGGGTGGCGGCCGGCTCCTTCCTCCACACCACCGAGTGCTTCGGTCCGGTCCTGGGCGTCATGCGGACCGAGACGCTCGAGCAGGCGATCGCGTTGCAGAACGCCGTGGCCTTCGGGCTCACCGGTGGGCTGCACTCCCTCGACGAGGCGGAGATCGCGACGTGGCTGGAGACCGTCGAGGTCGGCAACGCCTACGTCAACCGCCACATCACCGGTGCGATCGTGGGCCGGCAGCCGTTCGGCGGCTGGAAGGCCTCGGTGGTCGGTCCGGGGGCCAAGGCGGGCGGCCCGAACTACGTCGCCCAGCTGGGCGAGTGGTCCGACGCACCCGAGGTCCCGCAGGACGACGTCGGCTGGCTCGCCTGGGCGACGGCGGACGACGAGCGGTGCTGGTCCGGTGACCTGGGTGTCGAGCACGAGCTCGCCGGACTCGGTGTCGAGGCCAACGTGTTGCGCTACCGCCCGGTCCCGCTGCTGACGGTGCGGGTGGGCACGGACGCGCGTGACCGTGAGGTCACCCGGGTGCTGGCGGCGGCCGAGCGCGCCGGTGTCCCGGTGACCGTCAGCTCGGCGCGGGTCGAGACCGACGACGTCTTCGCTGCGCGGGTCCGCAGCGGCGACGTGACCGGCCGGATCCGGCTGATCGGCTCGGCCGACGGTCTGACGGCGGCGGCGCGGACCCGCACCGGCGAGGTCACCGTGATCGACGGACCGGTGCTCGCCGCCGGGCGACGCGAGCTGCTCACGGTCCTGCGCGAGCAGGCCATCAGCCGCACCGTGCACCGTCTGGGTCACGTCAGCCCGGGCGAACCAGACACGAACGGGTGA
- a CDS encoding bifunctional diguanylate cyclase/phosphodiesterase, with product MPASVLSWPTVIQCVVAGVVIGMSLLHASWIRGSSRRSEARWTLALSLSLAVVTLVNGLLGVVPAEATETLLLLRFCAIGASLVLCLPAVRAYTGGSDVRVLAAVLAGWYGVGVALWLTTDLVHAHRLEAGLPVSGPLTAAVVLVPVVVVGLYLLHAVRGLTVTPSGGVLIVTSFFSIALLIASTMPPPTELTELLRGAWVIPLVIGLQVVATARLTAVRREALQGSVMRDSLAAVTNAAWLLRTPDQVLVRARDEARTLLGDPSIEGSLRPLARDRFVTEFFSTEGRPTDTVGQTFLRDLARVVSSAAERNALTTRLRSAAFTDSLTGLHNRHSLDRKVTEALEKANVERTRVAVLFCDLDGFKHANDRHGHDWGDSLLILVAEHLRRTAGSDAILARHGGDEFVVLLERAGPDAELRVLAQRLRDEFEPPGRDVAPTRLTVGIASWRPGDIVDPSALLREADLAMLEGKRSHAGVALYDTKLRARMKAQSAVRQDLERGIACGEIVAHFQPLTDTATLEVVGLEVLARWRRDGRLRHPAEWLPLAEETGLIVEIGRQMFVAARAGSEKFDLPVAVNVAARQLDERDFVQQVERSWGTDGWDRLTIEVTESALLYDAAHVRASLATLVERGVRIALDDFGTGYNSLSRLGELPLHILKIDRTFVRDITTPEGAAVLRAILALAAAHGLDVVAEGVERAAELTALMDLGVEMVQGHMLGRPSPTVPIRGRRPLSRTVPAQGPREISPAASV from the coding sequence GTGCCCGCATCTGTCCTGTCGTGGCCGACCGTCATCCAGTGCGTCGTCGCGGGTGTCGTCATCGGCATGTCGCTGCTGCATGCGAGCTGGATCCGCGGGAGCAGCCGCAGGTCAGAGGCCCGATGGACGCTCGCCCTGTCGCTGAGTCTCGCGGTCGTCACGCTGGTGAACGGACTGCTCGGGGTCGTGCCGGCAGAGGCGACCGAGACCCTTCTCCTGCTGCGCTTCTGCGCGATCGGCGCCAGCCTCGTCCTGTGCCTGCCTGCCGTCCGGGCCTACACCGGTGGCTCGGACGTCCGGGTGCTCGCCGCGGTGCTCGCCGGCTGGTACGGCGTGGGCGTCGCCCTGTGGCTGACCACCGACCTCGTGCACGCCCACCGCCTCGAGGCCGGGCTGCCGGTGTCCGGTCCGCTGACCGCAGCGGTCGTGCTCGTCCCGGTGGTCGTCGTCGGGCTGTACCTGCTGCACGCCGTCCGCGGCCTGACCGTGACGCCGTCGGGCGGCGTCCTGATCGTCACGAGCTTCTTCTCGATCGCGCTCCTGATCGCCTCGACCATGCCGCCCCCGACCGAGCTCACCGAGCTGCTGCGTGGCGCATGGGTGATCCCGCTGGTGATCGGCCTGCAGGTGGTCGCGACGGCCCGGCTGACGGCCGTCCGGCGCGAGGCCCTGCAGGGCAGCGTCATGCGCGACTCCCTGGCGGCAGTCACCAACGCGGCGTGGCTGCTGCGTACGCCCGACCAGGTCCTGGTCCGCGCGCGTGACGAGGCGCGCACGCTCCTCGGCGACCCGTCGATCGAGGGCAGCCTGCGGCCGCTGGCCCGGGACAGGTTCGTCACCGAGTTCTTCTCCACCGAGGGCCGCCCGACCGACACCGTCGGGCAGACGTTCCTGCGGGACCTGGCCCGGGTGGTGTCGAGCGCTGCCGAGCGGAACGCCCTCACCACACGACTGCGCAGCGCCGCGTTCACCGACTCCCTGACCGGCCTGCACAACCGGCACTCGCTCGACCGCAAGGTCACCGAGGCGCTGGAGAAGGCGAACGTCGAGCGCACGCGGGTCGCGGTCCTCTTCTGCGACCTGGACGGCTTCAAGCACGCCAACGACCGGCACGGGCACGACTGGGGCGACAGCCTGCTGATCCTGGTCGCCGAGCACCTGCGGCGCACGGCCGGGTCCGACGCGATCCTCGCGCGGCACGGTGGTGACGAGTTCGTCGTGCTGCTCGAGCGCGCCGGGCCGGACGCCGAGCTCCGTGTGCTGGCGCAGCGCCTGCGGGACGAGTTCGAGCCGCCCGGGCGCGACGTCGCGCCGACCAGGCTCACCGTCGGCATCGCGTCGTGGCGACCCGGGGACATCGTCGACCCCAGCGCGCTGCTGCGCGAGGCCGACCTGGCGATGCTCGAGGGCAAGCGTTCGCACGCGGGCGTCGCCCTGTACGACACCAAGCTGCGGGCCCGGATGAAGGCGCAGTCCGCCGTGCGCCAGGACCTGGAGCGGGGCATCGCGTGCGGTGAGATCGTCGCGCACTTCCAGCCCCTGACCGACACCGCCACCCTCGAGGTGGTCGGGCTGGAGGTCCTGGCCCGATGGCGGCGTGACGGCCGGCTGCGGCACCCGGCCGAGTGGCTGCCGCTGGCCGAGGAGACCGGGCTGATCGTCGAGATCGGCAGGCAGATGTTCGTCGCCGCGCGCGCCGGCTCGGAGAAGTTCGACCTGCCGGTCGCGGTCAACGTCGCGGCGCGTCAGCTCGACGAGCGCGACTTCGTCCAGCAGGTCGAGCGGTCCTGGGGAACCGACGGCTGGGACCGCCTCACGATCGAGGTGACCGAGAGCGCCCTGCTGTACGACGCAGCGCACGTGCGCGCGTCGTTGGCGACCCTCGTGGAACGGGGCGTGCGGATCGCCCTCGACGACTTCGGCACCGGGTACAACTCGCTGTCCCGGCTCGGCGAGCTCCCGCTGCACATCCTGAAGATCGACCGCACCTTCGTCCGGGACATCACCACGCCGGAGGGTGCGGCGGTGCTCCGTGCGATCCTCGCGCTGGCCGCAGCACACGGTCTGGACGTGGTGGCGGAGGGCGTCGAGCGGGCCGCCGAGCTGACCGCCCTGATGGATCTCGGTGTCGAGATGGTCCAGGGCCACATGCTCGGCCGGCCGTCACCGACGGTGCCGATCCGCGGCCGCCGCCCACTGAGCAGGACGGTCCCCGCGCAGGGTCCTCGGGAGATCAGCCCAGCAGCGTCGGTTTGA
- the nusB gene encoding transcription antitermination factor NusB, with translation MGARSKARKRALDVLFEADQRGLAALNVLADRIAQPGTQAALPQYSVELVEGVLAHRDRIDELISTYSHGWTLERMPAVDRAVLRLGAWEILFNDDVPDAVAVDEAVELARALSTDESPTFVNGLLGRLVELKPTLLG, from the coding sequence GTGGGAGCCCGCAGCAAGGCCCGGAAGCGCGCGCTGGACGTCCTGTTCGAGGCGGACCAGCGTGGGCTCGCCGCGCTGAACGTGCTCGCGGACCGGATCGCCCAGCCCGGCACCCAGGCCGCGCTGCCGCAGTACTCGGTCGAGCTCGTCGAGGGCGTCCTGGCGCACCGCGACCGGATCGACGAGCTGATCTCGACCTACTCGCACGGCTGGACCCTCGAGCGGATGCCTGCGGTCGACCGCGCGGTGCTCCGTCTGGGCGCGTGGGAGATCCTGTTCAACGACGACGTGCCGGATGCGGTCGCGGTCGACGAGGCCGTCGAGCTCGCCAGGGCGCTGTCCACCGACGAGTCCCCGACCTTCGTCAACGGGTTGCTCGGCCGACTGGTCGAGCTCAAACCGACGCTGCTGGGCTGA
- the efp gene encoding elongation factor P has translation MATTNDLKNGIVLKIDGQLWTVVEFQHVKPGKGGAFVRTKLKNVLSGKVVDKTFNAGLKVETATVDKRDMQYLYKDGTDYVFMDSSTYDQLYVPDVTVGDSASFLLENQQAMVATHEGSPLYVELPPSVVLEITYTEPGLQGDRSTGGTKPATVETGAEIQVPLFLEVGTRIKVDTRDGSYLGRVND, from the coding sequence GTGGCCACGACCAATGACCTGAAGAACGGCATCGTCCTCAAGATCGACGGCCAGCTCTGGACCGTCGTCGAGTTCCAGCACGTCAAGCCGGGCAAGGGCGGTGCGTTCGTCCGGACCAAGCTCAAGAACGTCCTGTCCGGGAAGGTCGTCGACAAGACCTTCAACGCCGGCCTCAAGGTCGAGACGGCCACCGTCGACAAGCGCGACATGCAGTACCTGTACAAGGACGGCACGGACTACGTGTTCATGGACTCGTCCACGTACGACCAGCTCTACGTCCCCGACGTCACCGTCGGCGACTCCGCGAGCTTCCTGCTGGAGAACCAGCAGGCGATGGTCGCGACGCACGAGGGCAGCCCGCTGTACGTCGAGCTGCCACCCTCGGTGGTCCTGGAGATCACCTACACCGAGCCCGGTCTGCAGGGCGACCGCTCGACCGGTGGCACGAAGCCCGCGACGGTCGAGACCGGGGCTGAGATCCAGGTCCCGCTCTTCCTCGAGGTCGGTACCCGGATCAAGGTCGACACCCGCGACGGCTCGTACCTCGGCCGAGTGAACGACTGA
- a CDS encoding sigma factor-like helix-turn-helix DNA-binding protein translates to MLVLTIDQIGSRRLGDRVDGLLSDLAGWLPDGTAGVVRAFERTVGDEVQAVLDDPELAVDVALRVLRRGGWSIGIGAGPVDEPLPASARAGSGPAFVLARDAVERAKSRLRPVPIAVAASSDDRARDCEAVLSLVGAIMSRRTPQGWAVIDTVIALGPETTQDQVAAHLGISQQAVSQRLRTALWAEETAVRPVAARLLDEGDR, encoded by the coding sequence ATGTTGGTGTTGACGATCGACCAGATCGGGAGTCGTCGGCTGGGGGACCGGGTCGACGGACTGCTCAGCGACCTCGCCGGATGGCTGCCCGACGGCACGGCCGGAGTCGTCCGGGCCTTCGAACGGACCGTCGGCGACGAGGTCCAGGCAGTGCTCGACGACCCGGAGCTCGCGGTGGACGTCGCGCTGCGGGTCCTGCGGCGTGGCGGCTGGAGCATCGGGATCGGCGCCGGGCCGGTCGACGAACCCCTGCCTGCCAGCGCCCGCGCCGGCAGCGGTCCGGCGTTCGTCCTGGCGCGCGACGCCGTGGAGCGCGCGAAGAGCCGGCTACGCCCCGTCCCGATCGCCGTCGCGGCGTCGTCCGACGATCGCGCCCGGGACTGCGAGGCCGTCCTGAGCCTGGTCGGTGCCATCATGTCCCGACGCACGCCGCAGGGCTGGGCAGTGATCGACACCGTCATCGCACTGGGGCCCGAGACCACCCAGGATCAGGTCGCAGCGCACCTCGGCATCAGCCAGCAGGCAGTCAGCCAACGGCTGCGCACCGCACTGTGGGCCGAGGAGACCGCCGTCCGACCGGTGGCCGCACGCCTGCTCGACGAGGGGGACAGATGA
- the aroQ gene encoding type II 3-dehydroquinate dehydratase → MTRVLVLNGPNLGRLGVREPEIYGSATLADLRAANERWGALLGLEVEVRQTDDESELVGWIHEAVDARTHVVLNPAAFTHYSYALRDAAAQITTSGLLLVEVHLSNPAAREQFRQHSVIGPVATGTIAGFGPDSYRLALEAIAARLA, encoded by the coding sequence ATGACCCGCGTGCTGGTGCTCAACGGACCCAACCTCGGCCGTCTCGGCGTCCGCGAGCCGGAGATCTACGGGTCGGCGACCCTCGCCGACCTGCGTGCGGCCAACGAACGATGGGGCGCGCTCCTCGGCCTGGAGGTCGAGGTACGGCAGACCGACGACGAGTCCGAGCTGGTCGGCTGGATCCATGAGGCCGTCGACGCCAGGACGCATGTGGTCCTCAACCCGGCGGCCTTCACGCACTACTCCTACGCCCTGCGGGACGCCGCCGCGCAGATCACCACGTCGGGGCTGCTGCTCGTCGAGGTGCACCTGTCCAACCCCGCCGCGCGCGAGCAGTTCCGCCAGCACAGCGTGATCGGCCCCGTCGCGACCGGCACCATCGCAGGCTTCGGCCCCGACTCCTACCGCCTGGCCCTCGAAGCCATCGCCGCCCGCCTCGCCTGA
- the aroB gene encoding 3-dehydroquinate synthase: MSENPGPTTIRVEGENPYDVVVGHHLLGELGTLLGTGVRRVLVVHPGALTASAEAVREDLVAHGYQAFLAEVPEAEEAKSVQVAAFLWQVLGQADFTRSDAVVGLGGGATTDLAGFVAATWLRGMKVIQVPTTLLAMVDAAVGGKTGINTAEGKNLVGAFHPPAGVLCDLETLDSLPVHDRVAGLGEVIKAGFIADERILEIVEADPRGLTAPALTGAARGALRELIERSIAIKARVVGQDLREADLREILNYGHTFGHAIEHVERFSWRHGAAVSVGMVFAAELARLAGRLDDEVVDRHRAVLTAVGLPVSYRGDRWDKLLAAMRRDKKSRGDLLRFVVLEGIGRPTRLEGPDPALLAAAYAEVSRDAPSGAPVHL; the protein is encoded by the coding sequence GTGAGTGAGAACCCGGGCCCGACGACGATCCGCGTCGAGGGCGAGAACCCCTACGACGTCGTCGTCGGCCACCACCTGCTCGGCGAGCTCGGCACGCTGCTCGGGACCGGCGTGCGTCGCGTCCTGGTCGTGCACCCGGGAGCGCTCACGGCATCGGCCGAGGCCGTGCGGGAGGACCTCGTCGCGCACGGCTACCAGGCCTTCCTCGCCGAGGTGCCCGAGGCCGAGGAGGCCAAGTCCGTGCAGGTCGCGGCCTTCCTGTGGCAGGTGCTCGGCCAGGCCGACTTCACCCGGAGCGACGCCGTCGTCGGGCTCGGTGGGGGAGCGACGACGGACCTGGCGGGCTTCGTCGCCGCGACCTGGCTGCGCGGGATGAAGGTCATCCAGGTCCCGACGACCCTGCTGGCCATGGTGGACGCCGCCGTGGGCGGCAAGACCGGCATCAACACCGCGGAGGGCAAGAACCTCGTCGGCGCGTTCCACCCGCCCGCCGGCGTGCTGTGCGACCTGGAGACCCTCGACTCGCTGCCGGTGCACGATCGCGTCGCCGGCCTCGGCGAGGTCATCAAGGCAGGGTTCATCGCCGACGAGCGGATCCTGGAGATCGTCGAGGCCGACCCGCGCGGACTGACCGCGCCGGCCCTCACCGGCGCGGCACGTGGCGCCCTGCGTGAGCTCATCGAGCGCTCGATCGCGATCAAGGCGCGCGTCGTCGGCCAGGACCTGCGCGAGGCGGACCTGCGCGAGATCCTCAACTACGGCCACACGTTCGGCCACGCGATCGAGCACGTCGAGCGTTTCTCGTGGCGGCACGGGGCTGCGGTGTCGGTCGGCATGGTCTTCGCCGCGGAGCTGGCCCGCCTCGCCGGACGCCTGGACGACGAGGTCGTGGACCGGCACCGCGCGGTGCTGACCGCTGTCGGCCTCCCGGTGAGCTACCGGGGCGACCGCTGGGACAAGCTGCTCGCGGCGATGCGGCGGGACAAGAAGTCCCGGGGTGACCTGCTGCGCTTCGTCGTCCTCGAGGGCATCGGCCGTCCGACCCGCCTCGAGGGCCCCGATCCGGCCTTGCTCGCCGCCGCCTACGCAGAGGTCAGCCGGGACGCGCCGTCGGGCGCCCCCGTGCACCTCTGA
- a CDS encoding shikimate kinase: protein MSPTRPTPPARPTRPVVVLVGPPGSGKSTVARALAKRLGVVARDTDADVEQIAGKSISDVFVEDGEPHFRDLERGAVAAALAEHDGVLALGGGAVLDPGTEATLARYVADGGTVVFLDVSLAHAAPRVGFNTARPLLLGNPRAQWQALMAARRPVYDRVSTLRVDTNAMRPHTVAATIAEALGLGTTEMLDEESDSE from the coding sequence GTGAGCCCGACACGTCCGACCCCACCGGCGCGTCCGACCCGTCCGGTCGTGGTGCTGGTCGGGCCACCGGGGTCGGGCAAGTCCACGGTTGCGCGCGCCCTGGCAAAGCGACTGGGGGTCGTCGCTCGCGACACCGACGCCGACGTCGAGCAGATCGCGGGCAAGTCGATCAGCGACGTCTTCGTCGAGGACGGCGAACCGCACTTCCGCGACCTGGAGCGCGGCGCCGTCGCTGCGGCCCTCGCCGAGCACGACGGCGTCCTGGCGCTGGGCGGGGGAGCGGTTCTCGATCCCGGCACCGAGGCGACGCTGGCCCGGTACGTGGCCGACGGCGGCACTGTCGTCTTCCTCGACGTCTCACTCGCGCACGCCGCACCCCGGGTCGGCTTCAACACCGCCCGACCGCTGCTGCTCGGCAACCCCCGCGCCCAGTGGCAGGCCCTGATGGCGGCCCGACGTCCGGTGTACGACCGGGTCTCGACCCTGCGGGTGGACACGAACGCGATGCGGCCGCACACGGTGGCAGCGACGATCGCCGAGGCGCTCGGTCTCGGCACCACGGAGATGCTCGACGAGGAGTCCGACAGTGAGTGA